The genomic DNA GCTTACAAGCGACCTTAGGCATCAAAGACAAGCCTTAACCTTTATGCTGTCTCGTGAACAGGGCTGGGGGTTTGATCGTCAGTATCCGAACATTTGGGACAGACTTGATAGGGACAGAGGAAGAATGTATGCCCTTCGTCGACATGCGACCGCTGAAACATGTAATACTATCTTATAGCACTGATCTAACTTCGAGCAGATTCATCAACAGAATTACCAACGCTCACCAGTATGATGAGCCTCAACAATTCTATGGCGGCATCGTAGCGGATCCCATGGGCCTTGGAAAAACACTTACTATGATAGCACTGGTTGCAACAGATATGCACTCAGATCACATGAGAAACGCAATCCAGACGGTCAGATTGGGTGAACTACGAAATGTTGAGGCTACACTTATTGTTGTCCCTCCGCCATGTGCGTTAGCATTTTCTTGCCTATCGCCTAT from Erythrobacter sp. YJ-T3-07 includes the following:
- a CDS encoding SNF2-related protein, coding for MRPLKHVILSYSTDLTSSRFINRITNAHQYDEPQQFYGGIVADPMGLGKTLTMIALVATDMHSDHMRNAIQTVRLGELRNVEATLIVVPPPCALAFSCLSP